TCTATGGCATAAAAGTTACACCTTTTTACGTTCTATAGAATAATGAAATTTGATTTAAttgtttgttttattattatatatattttaatctaatatataatcatgTTACATAACTAATTTATCCTTTTCTAATGTTTGTTAAAAACTCATACTTATTtccatgcatatatattatatatgatatattaatggAATTTTAATTTACTCATTTTTagttaatatttataattattttaagtaaatttaatttagacacatttattaataagaTTATAAGGTATATATAGGATTTATGGTTTTGTACTATGAGTTATAGTTTTGTTCTATGGAATCTATGTTTTGGTGTAgaactatatttttattaatttgtttaaaattttatcatatttatttttctataaatggtgattaaatatatgtcaTATCTGTATGTTTAGTCTCGAGATGATGTCTATGCTTGTAAAGAAAAAAGGGtgataattattaaatgaaagGAGTATCATAAACCGTAacagttttatttttagtatttaaaaaattaatacatatagATGCAtctaatattaaaagaCATAAACAAAtcatatacaaaaaaaacattcttaaaacaaaagaaaaatttatgaTGATAATTTAAAGCAGTCATTATACATGGAAACAAATCgttttattaacataaatattataatattacagtactgaaaaatatatataaatatatgtttatttattagggaaaaaataatttacaaCATTTGCAATAATgcatttttgttaaaagGAAGCATGCCCATCAATCTAAGAAAAAGGCATAAATggatgaatatataaaatgtttacattttttgcaaattataaatatgcacatttatttaaaataatatttttttaacaattgttgaaataaattattatgttattaaaatttggATATCGCTTACAGATTCGATATAAGTGACATCAACaaatcttttttttttttcaatgaGGTATCCAATTAAGTTAACAaacgttttttttaattttccttttctaATATCTTCTTCAGAATCAATGTCAGTTATGAATAAACTAGAGTTTTCTATTATTGTGTTTTGATGTTTTTTATTGGAAGGGTTGtgatcatttatatttgctGACGTATAGGCAATTATAGTTGTGTCTTCTGATACctacaaaattaataaaaatatattgcatCAATTATTGtgaataatatgaaaaatacaatttatAACGAAATAGAAGAGGAAAGCTTTCCTTACTTCAACCTTTGTAGCTAaagcataaaaatatttctgaCGGCGtccaaatttttttttgtaacgTTGTTGTATCATTACTAAATTTGGATTGTACACACGGAcaacttttaaaaaaaataataattttgcatcatgtaaattaaaatattataaatttgaagACATGGGAAACAATAAATAGTATCATATAACAATggcaataataaaacacgAAATATCGAATAAATAGTagcaataatattttgatttgactaattatttatgttttatatacttttaacAAAGCCAGTATTAAAAGGATTGAGATGATTGGGATTCCATAACATGTTTATTATTCCATTATACTAATGGAAACAAAGAgaactatatatatataaactataataattttttattttaatttggtttataattttaatattgttCTTTAATTGATACCTTATCGgaatcataaaatttaaatttaattttttgaacaTCTGTATGGTCTtgatgtttttttttataaacaaacATACTAATACCAGGATTTTTTCtacataatttataatcaTCATTACTTGTAGCatgatattttaaatgtGTTACAACCTCGTTCATAAGTTTTTCTGCGTTTATAGTTTCTTCTGGATCGGTACATAATAGGTgcttgtttttttcatataattctTCTGGACTATCattgatgaaaatgaacatatttatatatatatatatataaataaaagtattgtatttatattataaaattgttgCACATGCGTACATTTAACATTTTCATAACgaaatatgtaatatacatattgttttattgtCTTACGtaagataataatatgctGATTCGGATGTTGCATTTTCTCCTGAAGCAAGTTCAGTTGCAAGggttttattattcacaTATAGGGAGATggttaaaataaataaaacaatttgaATATAAAGCTTATTCATTTTTGAACTTTacgaataaaatattaaaatatatattaatattttttttaattaaaaattaacaacTCGAAAAGTTGTGCaacataattaaaattgaaGCAAATGATTTTCtctaataaaatataaaaaacaaatatttattttaaaaaaatacaaattattatttaaacaacaatttttatgtttttatcagatttataagtttaatatattttttatttaattagtTCAACCACAAAATGACGCTAACAAAATAACAGAGcatttcataaatattgaatatcaaaaatattatgattcataatttcattaatattataatatctaaaaattaacaattttaattatattatataaatgatattttGAACATATAgaattatgaataaatatgttttatatttataattgaTTAACTTCAGtctaaaatttataaaacacCCCATTGCGCATGgaatacatatatacttacattaataaataaacgaGGCAATAGTAATGTAAATATTagattaaaataatttttttgctaTTTTTCTTCAGTTGCTTTACAAAATTTCTTTGATAATGGATagtttttaattaaaacatgcctattatatttataaatattaaaataattaatttaatctGAAAAATTtagttaattttatatattactaatctactataataacaatattttttacctcatcataataataataatatgaccAGGTTTATAGTATGATAATCAAAcattttgtaattttattattacttttaatacaaattttactaaattacatttttctagcaaatttgttaattttataaaaattattttgggTATAATATTGACGCTCAtgcttttttataaataatacaaattataaatttccttttaatagtaaaacagagtatatataaaatttaaaaaaatacaaataaataaaatataaataaaattatgaaacATAAAGTTGCAAAGTCAagaaatgtatatatataattaatttattttttaattataatattctaATGTTGAGGTGTTCATGCTTTATGGGTTAGAGTTCTGTGCTATGGGTTATAGATATGTTTTATGGAATATATGTGTTGGGTTATGGTTatacttttattaatttgtttataattttatcatatttattggTCTATAAATGttgattaaatatatataccatTTACGTATGGTTAATCTCTAGATGAAGTCTAAATGTGTAACCAAAAAAGGGGTACGGCaattaatatgaaaacGACCACAtcacattttttcataaattatagtatatataattgagTGTTTATATCGATATAATATGATtaaagtaaaatatttatattgtatatattaatatatatgaattcgTATTATGCTATATCATAATTGcctattatataaaatttgttaatatgTGACTATATTGCATTATGCATAACACAATatgtttctttatttgatgaaaattCTATTTAATAAAGCCTATAATTTGTGTCgctattattttgatttaaattttaaattcgCAACCAAACTATATAGTAATCTTATACATGAGGGTAtaacatataattatattcgTTTGGAATAGTTGTCtacaatataatatacctTCGGgttaatatgtatataattaatattaagtATAATACTAGTATATAATAGgtattcataaaatatagattcATAAAACATCGATCGAGGTTCAACAATACGAcgatatttataaaagacgttttatacatttaacatttttaataataaaataaaaatcgcattatatatacagcattttttaagttttaattgtgttactatttttttttttattttacatttgTATTAATAGAAATTGCTTTGTATGCCTTAACTTATTTATCATAAggtataataatagattAATCactattcatttttaaactTTCAACTTTTGAgggataaataaattatattttaaaatagttaaaagaaaaaatataagcatattaataaaatttcatatcatattttgttctaataattataattaatatgaTAGATGAACTAgagttattattatatacatataatataataaaatactcTACCAATAActaattttgaaatattgcTTTATTGTGAAAActtcatattattaaatattaatattaactTTGTCGAGAAggcaaataataattaatttcttttgagataataatattttttattaggttatcatatatatacaaattcaaaatttatattttaaatatattgttattacaaaataatatatatgttataaaaTGATGTACTTAAAAGCAATGCGACAtagaaaattaataattagATTAAAATATTGCTCTTGAGTGCATTAGTTATCGCATTGCAGTGTACAGTGATATATCATTAGTAAcaacaataatattagattaatatattattttattttattcaagcaggttgatatatattattaaacttctaataagaataaaaatgtatggatgcattataaaatgaaatgttataatttttagtTAAGTAAACTTTTAATGCGATAATATTGAACTAACACTAccaaacaaaataatattaatacttATAGTcttcttaaaaatattgtttttcatcataaaactaaatatagtttattataaaatataaaagcaaactatatatttagaaaaataatagttctaagttatttttaattaagaATTTTAATGTATACATGAATTAGAAACCTTAATgttagaaaatataagacATTATTAAACTATGTAGAATAagtaaattttatatggCTGCATTATTgtcttaaaaaaacatactTCCTTTATATCTCCTCT
The sequence above is a segment of the Plasmodium berghei ANKA genome assembly, chromosome: 1 genome. Coding sequences within it:
- a CDS encoding fam-a protein; this encodes MNKLYIQIVLFILTISLYVNNKTLATELASGENATSESAYYYLTPEELYEKNKHLLCTDPEETINAEKLMNEVVTHLKYHATSNDDYKLCRKNPGISMFVYKKKHQDHTDVQKIKFKFYDSDKYNGIINMLWNPNHLNPFNTGFVKIVRVYNPNLVMIQQRYKKKFGRRQKYFYALATKVEVSEDTTIIAYTSANINDHNPSNKKHQNTIIENSSLFITDIDSEEDIRKGKLKKTFVNLIGYLIEKKKRFVDVTYIESIDGHASF
- a CDS encoding fam-a protein; this encodes MNKLYIQIVLFILTISLYVNNKTLATELASGENATSESAYYYLTPEELYEKNKHLLCTDPEETINAEKLMNEVVTHLKYHATSNDDYKLCRKNPGISMFVYKKKHQDHTDVQKIKFKFYDSDKYNGIINMLWNPNHLNPFNTGFVKSIRRHNYNCLYVSKYK